The following are encoded in a window of Telmatobacter sp. DSM 110680 genomic DNA:
- a CDS encoding ATP-binding protein, translated as MPESLRPRVLIADDREENRYVLARVLDSAGFDCTQTGTGLGALEAAQTIPDIIILDVRLPDISGYEVCRRIKSDPRTASVSVLQISASFTSSDDRVRALEAGADGYLTHPIDRMVLIATVRALLRLRTAEAAARQAANQWQSTFDALSEGLALIDSNGAFLRWNRSFAEISGPKVQIVAGGDAGSFLKSLLGTDDPIKQYGRRYSAEFNIGKRSVEISANPIESERDGQGKILILNDITDRKLAEYALLTAEKLAATGKLANAIAHEINNPLEAVTNLIYLASSSSNTEDIHEFLSRANEELARVSRVTKQSLSFHRDSDRPIAIDVGALIADVISLFERPAAQRRVHLALSRESDVNICGFPGQLTQVFGNLVRNATEAALPGSEVSIRVRLIHRGKNEGARVTIHDRGAGIPESVRDKLFDPFFTTKDLKGSGLGLWVSRTLVVKHQGTIRFRSCRGPGKSGTTFEVFLPTTLV; from the coding sequence ATGCCTGAGTCACTTCGACCGCGCGTCCTGATTGCCGATGATCGAGAAGAGAACCGGTACGTGTTGGCGCGCGTTCTGGATAGTGCGGGCTTCGATTGCACGCAGACCGGAACCGGGTTAGGAGCGCTGGAAGCTGCGCAAACTATACCCGACATCATTATTCTGGACGTCCGTTTGCCTGACATCTCAGGCTATGAAGTGTGCCGGCGTATCAAGAGCGATCCTCGGACCGCTTCAGTGTCGGTGCTGCAAATCTCGGCTTCATTCACCTCCAGCGATGACAGGGTACGAGCGCTTGAGGCCGGTGCAGATGGGTATCTCACTCATCCCATCGATCGCATGGTGCTGATAGCTACCGTAAGGGCGCTTCTGCGACTTAGAACAGCGGAGGCCGCTGCTCGCCAGGCTGCCAACCAATGGCAATCAACTTTTGATGCCCTTTCCGAGGGGCTTGCCTTGATCGATAGCAACGGCGCCTTCCTGCGATGGAATCGATCATTTGCGGAAATTAGCGGTCCGAAAGTTCAGATTGTCGCGGGAGGAGACGCAGGTTCTTTTCTAAAAAGCCTGCTGGGTACCGACGATCCGATTAAGCAGTACGGGCGGCGGTACAGCGCGGAGTTCAACATCGGCAAGAGGTCAGTTGAAATTTCGGCAAATCCCATTGAGAGTGAGCGAGACGGGCAGGGAAAGATTTTGATACTGAATGACATCACTGATCGCAAACTCGCTGAATATGCGCTTCTTACCGCTGAAAAGCTCGCAGCGACGGGAAAACTAGCCAACGCGATCGCTCACGAAATCAACAATCCACTCGAGGCAGTGACGAATCTGATTTATCTCGCTTCGTCATCATCGAACACAGAAGATATTCACGAATTCCTCTCGCGTGCCAACGAGGAACTTGCTCGAGTCTCGCGAGTCACCAAGCAATCTCTCTCCTTCCATCGCGATTCAGATCGACCTATTGCGATCGATGTAGGCGCATTGATTGCCGACGTGATTTCTCTCTTTGAGAGGCCCGCAGCGCAGCGTCGTGTGCACCTTGCATTATCCCGCGAGTCAGACGTTAATATTTGTGGGTTCCCCGGTCAACTGACTCAAGTATTTGGAAATCTAGTGCGCAACGCGACAGAAGCGGCGCTGCCAGGATCTGAAGTGTCGATTCGCGTCCGATTGATCCACCGCGGCAAAAACGAAGGTGCGCGTGTAACAATTCACGATCGTGGCGCTGGAATTCCTGAAAGCGTTCGAGACAAGCTTTTCGATCCGTTCTTCACGACGAAGGATCTGAAGGGCTCGGGATTGGGGTTATGGGTTTCCAGAACGCTAGTGGTCAAGCATCAAGGTACCATTCGCTTCCGCTCCTGCAGGGGGCCTGGAAAAAGCGGCACGACTTTTGAAGTCTTTCTACCTACAACGCTGGTGTGA